The proteins below come from a single Portunus trituberculatus isolate SZX2019 chromosome 4, ASM1759143v1, whole genome shotgun sequence genomic window:
- the LOC123510898 gene encoding glutamate--cysteine ligase catalytic subunit-like has protein sequence MGLLSEGTPLTWPQTKQHADHVREHGIRQFINQYHQLKGRQGDCLKWGDEIEYMIVKLDHKNRRARLSLRSSELLEVLREAEETNPKEVRSLWHPEYAEYTLEGTPGQPYGSLVQHFNIVEHNMSFRRSEVQSLLQPDEVILSLTNFPRLGCPDFTYPPALAEPTSGASRSLFFPEAAITQSHPRFKTLTRNIRERRKEKIAINVPIFVDLKTPRPFVEDLSQYGDDGSSAAAAKEDHIYLDAMGFGMGCCCLQMTFQACNINEARVLYDHLTPLCPVMLALTAASPLYRGYVADVDCRWDVIAASVDCRTREEKGLEPLRNDRFVIPKSRYGSVDCYLSKCGSRYNDIPLVYDKKIEQKLLDSKVDEQMALHISHLFIRDSISLFSERIHQDDVREMDHFENIQSTNWQSMRFKVPPINSNIGWRVEFRPCEVQLTDFENAAFGVFIVLLTRAILTFKLNMLIPISKVDENMHNGQKRNAVLDQKLWFRRDVFSRDCDKGDDTSQMTVSEIINGKGEEFVGLIPLVRQYLGALDMDADTACTIGQYLNFISARAAGTAMTTAAWIRNFVTSHPEYKQDSVVSEGINYDLMVACSEITQGKRECQELLGGIPKTKTSEDIPKAMKKIIQMTCMAPRNAE, from the exons ATCGAGTACATGATTGTTAAGCTGGACCACAAGAACCGCCGTGCTCGACTCTCGCTCCGAAGCTCCGAACTCCTGGAAGTGTTGCGTGAAGCAGAGGAAACCAACCCTAA GGAGGTACGGTCTCTATGGCACCCTGAATATGCGGAGTACACCTTGGAGGGCACGCCGGGGCAGCCGTACGGGTCCCTGGTGCAGCACTTCAACATCGTGGAGCACAACATGAGCTTCAGGCGCAGCGAGGTACAGAGCCTCCTGCAGCCCGACGAGGTCATCCTGTCCCTCACCAACTTCCCCAG GTTGGGCTGCCCTGACTTCACATACCCCCCTGCCCTGGCAGAGCCCACCAGCGGGGCTTCacgttccctcttcttccctgagGCTGCCATCACACAGAGCCACCCGCGCTTCAAAACACTCACACGCAACATTCGggagagacggaaagaaaaaattgccataaatgtcccca TTTTTGTGGACCTCAAGACCCCAAGGCCATTTGTGGAGGACCTGTCACAGTATGGTGACGATGGCAGCTCAGCCGCTGCCGCCAAGGAGGACCACATCTACCTGGATGCCATGGGGTTCGGCATGGGCTGCTGCTGCCTCCAGATGACTTTCCAGGCATGCAACATCAATGAGGCGCGTGTACTCTATGATCACCTCACGCCCCTCTGCCCTGTCATG CTGGCCCTGACAGCCGCCTCACCGCTGTACCGCGGCTACGTGGCCGACGTGGACTGCCGCTGGGACGTGATTGCTGCCTCGGTGGATTGCCGCACCCGGGAGGAGAAAGGTCTGGAGCCGCTGAGGAACGACAGATTTGTGATTCCCAAGTCCCGCTATGGGTCTGTGGACTGCTACCTGTCCAAGTGTGGGTCAAG GTACAACGACATTCCTCTGGTGTACGACAAGAAGATTGAACAGAAGCTGCTGGACAGCAAGGTGGATGAGCAGATGGCCCTGcacatctcccacctcttcatCAGggactccatctctctcttctctgaaaGAATTCACCAGGATGACGTGAGGGAGATGGACCACTTCGAG AACATCCAGAGTACAAACTGGCAAAGCATGAGGTTCAAGGTTCCACCAATCAACAGCAACATTGGGTGGCGTGTCGAGTTCAGACCCTGTGAGGTTCAACTGACAGACTTTGAGAATGCAGCCTTTGGTGTGTTCATTGTGCTGCTGACCCGAGCCATCCTTACCTTCAAGCTCAACATGTTAATCCCAATCTCAAAG GTTGATGAAAACATGCACAATGGCCAGAAACGCAACGCAGTACTGGACCAGAAGTTGTGGTTCAGGCGGGATGTGTTCTCCAGGGACTGTGACAAGGGCGACGACACCAGCCAAATGACTGTCAGTGAGATCATCAATGGCAAG GGTGAGGAGTTTGTGGGACTGATTCCTCTGGTGCGTCAGTATCTTGGTGCGCTGGACATGGATGCCGACACAGCCTGTACCATTGGCCAGTACTTAAACTTTATCAGTGCGCGGGCGGCAGGCACGGCAATGACCACAGCCGCTTGGATCAGGAACTTTGTCACGTCACACCCGGAGtataa GCAAGACTCTGTGGTGAGCGAGGGCATCAACTACGACCTGATGGTGGCGTGCAGCGAGATCACTCAGGGCAAGCGGGAGTGTCAGGAGCTGCTGGGCGGCATCCCCAAGACCAAGACGTCGGAGGACATTCCCAAGGCCATGAAAAAGATCATTCAGATGACCTGCATGGCGCCGCGCAATGCTGAGTGA